The genomic segment AGCGAAAGGCCCGCCTTAGAAAAGCTTAATTTCTAATTGTCACTGATGTTGTTTCAGAGCCAGAGGAGGTGGTGGAGTTTGTTGAGGAAGTGGTTGCTGGCCTGATCTCAGACCAAGAGGTGCGGACTTTTGAGGAGGTGATGATCCCAGTGCTTGATATTCTTCAGGGAAGAATCAAGGACCTGGATCTGTGTCAGCCGCTCTTGTACTTCTACCTTGATGTCCTTCTCTACTTTAGCCACCAGAAAGACATCGCCAAGGTAAGGAAGTGCTCATTGATGTGTTATTTGCTCAAATTGCCAGAAAATGTTCTTTAATGTATTATGCTTGTAGGTATTGATGGTGCATAGTCAGCCCAAAGATCCAACAAATGGTTTGTTGTACCAGAAGAGCCTTTTAGGAACTATATTGAGCGTGTCTTGCTTGCTGAAGACCCCAGGTGTGGTGGAGGGGCATGGCTACTTTCTCAACCCCTCTCGCTCAAGCTCTCAGGAGACTAAGGTCCAGGAGGCCAACATCCACCAGGTGAGCACTTCTGATCGTCTCCGCCACACTGAGTGACAGTCTGTAACTGCATCAAGGCTCAACATCTTCTTTTGCAGTTCCTGGGACAATTTCACGACAAGCTGCACCAAATCTTTAAAAACTTGCTCCAGCGGTCGAGCGAGACACGACACCTGCTGCTGTCGTGGTTGGGAAACTGTCTGCACGCCAATGCTGGCCGGGCTAAGATATGGGCCAATCAGATGCCAGAGATCTTCTTTCAGATGTACGCCTCGGATGCGTTCTTCTTAAATTTGGGCGCAGTTCTGCTGAAACTGTGCCAGCCCTTCTGCCGGCCGCACTCTCCTAAACTGCTCACGTTTAACCCCACGTACTGTGCAGTCAGAGAGCTAAGTGAAGAGGAGAGGCGCAGTCGCAATGTGCATGCAAGAGGTAAATACACAAGTCAGGCAGTTCCCAAAAGTTAATATATCTACTCTAGGACATTAAGTATGcacattatttgttttttttgcttataTCTTCCTGCTTCTTAatgtatttgtaatttttttacagtagattttactgtaatttGTGCACATCTAAAGTTAAGAAAGAGTCAAACAACGGTTGATTTGACAAACTTTACCTGTCTTAACCAAATATGACATCACTACTATGGTAGAGCTAACATCACATCCatataaatcaataaaaacataTGTCATGATTTCCATCTATTAGTGTACGGAGGAGGGTGGTGATCACGTCGTATTCTGCATAGCTCGGGGTGGTCTGTTGGCAGACATGGTCCATTGCATTTAGTGTCAAGCGTATCACTGATTAGGCTGTTTTGTTGTATCTCTAGGCTGCTGTAGTGGCGTTTTGCTGCTCCGGGAAGCAATCCAGTTTTTCCCGGGAGCTTTTATTTCACGTCTTGGCGTCCATGATTGACATTTTAGGCAGTCATACCCAGCTCACCTGAGCGGCAGACTCGCGCCACCGCCATTGAAGAAGGCCGAGGCTAGCTTTAAGCAGCTTTGCCTGCGCAGGCATTTTCAAGAAATATTCAGTTTAAGACTGGGCTCCTAGGGAGGGAATCCTGACTGAGGCCAAGTGAAAAAAACGCAATAGTCATAGCACACATacacatgttacatagaatccacaaaacttgcaacagaggggagggagtgggggctacaaaGGCAGGCTGCTGCTATCTAGGCGCTGCTCAGccatccatcacccctaagggattcaagcagtggtgaaggcatggggtgggggtggggggtatgtatgtgcatatgcccattgtccagggtgtagtgttGTTGTGTCTATAGGCCTGGAGTCGCTCTGCAGGCATTACGAGCAAAGTTCAACTCCCGGGTGTTGGTGCGCTTGATTTGTTCACTCTGACCCACCAACAGTACATATTGGTTTTGCCTCAtttgagctttttaaaaaaaaaaagtgtttattggagccatttttttatgttattggatTATTGGTGTGTTGCCATAATTCCTAATATGGGCCCAATAATTATCGTGCACCCCGAATCAGAATACTttccgttgctgctcccaagctctggaacgacctacctctgagtgttagtcaagcctcctctcttcctgtttttaaatctctcttaaaaacatacttttattccatggcttttaacactgagtgatatccatcctgcaatggcgccccataatacacctgctgtgaacctgtttttatgtttttatttattctattttatttatttattttttatcgtgttctgtttgtgttgtgttgtttgctcggtactcgttttatctttaacctgcccattgtacagcactttggctacccctgtggtaaattttaaatgtgctttataaataaagttgatttgatttgatttgactttagagtagtcagtgtaaggCTTTTATAGCAGTATCAATTTATTatatattgaaaataaatcaaaatacaataaattgtaaataaaaggcATCACAAGTAATTACACTTCAGTGTCGAAACTGTGAATATTTTGTGTGAAAGTAATTGTTTGTTGAATTCACCACAGCTTCACTGGTTGTTACTGGACTACGGTTTACTATTTGTAGTATTAGTCCTTGAGAAGATGCACTGCAATAAAAATGCTTGCTGATAtactcatttttgttttgtatttacaaaagaATTGTCTAAAGGATTACATGAAATTTTGTAATTGAATAATATGCAGTATTCTACACCTAGGTCTCGACAAAGAAACCTGTCTAACCCCCGTGCCCTCGCCGCTCCAACTGGAGCTTGCAGAGTCTTACAGCCTGCTGACAGAAAACCTTGTCCTCACACAGGTCACCCTGCATCTCGGCTTCCAAAGGTTCATAAAGGCTTAAAGAAAAAAGATACATTTGCCAAAACAAAACCCTTAGTCTCATAGAGTCCATGTTGTCTTTGTGCAGGCTTCACGAACAGCTGGTCAAGATGAACCAGTCCCTTCACCGGCTCCAGGTGACATGCCAAGAGGCTCATCAAACAGGAAACCCCATGTCCGAGCAACTCCTGGAACAGTTTGAGCGCCTGATGACTGTCTACCTGTCGACCAAAGCCGCCACCACACAGCCCGCCATGCTGCAATGCTGCCTTAATCTCCATTCGTCCGTCGCTGCTCTCATGGTTCAGTTTGCTATGGGGAACCATGGCCCCGAACATGTAGCGCTCAGTTTTCCGCTACCCTACCTGCAGAGCACCATGCTTTGCTTTGTACCAGGTAAGGTTTATGAATGATtatgaaatgtgggctatgaTATTAGGTATTCTGCAGAGCCTTTCTATGTTTTTCAGAATTTTTTGCAGAGAACTTGGGAGATTTTTTTATCTTTCTGCGTCGATTTGCTGATGAGGTTTTAGAGTGCTCGGCTGAAAGCCTCGAGCAGATTCTTAACTTCATCACTGTCTTCATGGGTAATGTAGAGAGGTATCGTCTAGGTTTTGAACATGTCAGATAAGACCAAATATAGCTCACAAAAAGCCTTTAGTAGTTTGACAAAACTTTGTCTTTTGGCATCCATAACAGAATGAAGAACCCACATTTAAGAGCAAAGCTTGCTGAGGTCCTGGAGGCGGTGATGCCCCATATGGAGCCTACAGCGCCAAGTGCTTCTCAGCCTATCGTCTTCCAGCGTGAGAGAATCTTCTGCTCTTACAGATATGCACCTCAGCTGGCCGAAGCCCTCATCACTGTGTTTGTTGACATTGAGTTTACAGGTGAGCCACAAAGGCTAAAGCTTTTGTATTCAGCATTAGTACCGATTGTATTGCTGGATCTAGTAAAAACAAACATGGTTGTGTGCTTCACAACTTTACCTTGCATTTTCCATGTTTCTCCAGGTGATCCTCATCAGTTTGAACAGAAGTTCAACTACAGAAGACCCATGTATCCCATCCTCAAGTTCATGTGGGGCGAAAATAACTACAGAGAGAGTATCAAGGTATGAGGAGTGTTTTTTGTATGGTTATTTTTATCTAAGTTTGAAAAAAAGGTTGTGAAATTCAACAGTGGTGTATTAATAAATCAATGCTTTTGTTTTTAggtagtaagtgtttttgttgtttattttgaCATCCCTTAGCATTTGGCAGACTATGCATCGAAGAACCTGGAGGCCATGCAACCTCCTCTGTTCCTCAGATTCCTAAATTTGCTGATGAATGATGCCATCTTCCTTTTAGATGAAGCTATCCAGGTGAGACAAACCTCATGTCCAAATCTATATTGTCCCCT from the Nerophis lumbriciformis linkage group LG17, RoL_Nlum_v2.1, whole genome shotgun sequence genome contains:
- the ube4a gene encoding ubiquitin conjugation factor E4 A, producing the protein MTDQGNNNNHNISCNPFAALFSSLADAKQFASGQKSAQLPTEQPQDDSGESQSESDNSVSDSVDDNDDSVAEISRSFRSRQELCEQLNVNHMIQRIFLITLDNSDPSLRGGNGIPPRCVYLVEMAADLDGQDWLDMDNIEQALFNRLLLLEPGNHLVYMTSCSAVNLSADRDAGEKCAIPYLFACYQRAKEEVTKVPEKLLPFSVRCKNLTVSNTRTVLLTPEIYVNQRVYEQLLDLLLDAFSRAQPEEVVEFVEEVVAGLISDQEVRTFEEVMIPVLDILQGRIKDLDLCQPLLYFYLDVLLYFSHQKDIAKVLMVHSQPKDPTNGLLYQKSLLGTILSVSCLLKTPGVVEGHGYFLNPSRSSSQETKVQEANIHQFLGQFHDKLHQIFKNLLQRSSETRHLLLSWLGNCLHANAGRAKIWANQMPEIFFQMYASDAFFLNLGAVLLKLCQPFCRPHSPKLLTFNPTYCAVRELSEEERRSRNVHARGLDKETCLTPVPSPLQLELAESYSLLTENLVLTQVTLHLGFQRLHEQLVKMNQSLHRLQVTCQEAHQTGNPMSEQLLEQFERLMTVYLSTKAATTQPAMLQCCLNLHSSVAALMVQFAMGNHGPEHVALSFPLPYLQSTMLCFVPEFFAENLGDFFIFLRRFADEVLECSAESLEQILNFITVFMGNVERMKNPHLRAKLAEVLEAVMPHMEPTAPSASQPIVFQRERIFCSYRYAPQLAEALITVFVDIEFTGDPHQFEQKFNYRRPMYPILKFMWGENNYRESIKHLADYASKNLEAMQPPLFLRFLNLLMNDAIFLLDEAIQYLSKIKILQLERDRGEWDDLAPDARRERESSLQMFGQLGRFHNIMSNETIGTLAFLTSEIKGIFVHPFLAERIISMLNYFLQHLVGPKMGALKVKDFSEFDFKPQQLVSDICTIYLNLGDEENFCTTVPKDGRSYSPILFSQMLRVLKKINKPGDMIVAFGLLADKIKSHADRQQQEEETYADAPEEFLDPIMSTVMLDPVLLPSSNVTVDRSTIARHLLSDQTDPFNRSPLTMDQIRPNEELRQQILQWLEKHKQERLQLATSDKT